The DNA region TCGTGTCGCGGGGCGACACGGCTACACGCGGGCTCACTTGTTTGGGCGCCGGGGCCGTCTAGGCTAATGCCTATGACGATCACCCGCTCTGTCGCTGTTCTGCTGGCGTGCTCGCTCTGCGCGGCCGCCCTCGCCAAGGCGCCCGCCGATGGCGTCTACCTCGGACGCGAGATTGCTCGCACCATGCACTTCGCGGGGGCGCCGTGGTTGGTGCGCAATTCGCGGGAGCGAGAGGAGGAGCCCGCCAGGCTGCTTTCGGCGCTGGGCGTACGACGCGGAGACGTGGTCTGCGACCTGGGGTGCGGCAACGGGTTTTATAGTTTGCTGCTGGCCGGGCTGGCGGCGCCCGGCGGCGAGGTGATCGCGGTCGATATCCAGCCGGAGATGCTCGACCTGCTACGCGAGCGTGCCGAGGCGCGCGGCGTGACCAACATCCGCCGGGTGCTGGGGGGGGAGGCCGACCCGAAGCTCCCCGCGGGGGAGATCGACCTGGTGCTGATGGTCGACGTCTACCACGAGCTGTCCGACCCCGCCGCGATGCTGGCGGCGGTGCGCGCGTCGCTCAAGCCCACGGGGCGCGTGGCGCTGGTAGAGTTCCGCGCCGAAGACCCCGCGGTGCCCATCAAGCCGCTGCACAAGATGACCCAGGCGCAGTGCGTCCGCGAGTTCACCGCCAACCAGTACAAACCGGTGGGCCAGTTCGACGGGCTGCCGTGGCAGCACGTGTTGTTCTTTGCGCGGGATGACTCGCCGCTGGAGGGGGTGGAGATCAAACCTTGGGAAGGGGGCGACGATTAACCACAGTGGCGCGGAGGGCACGAAGACGGACGGAGGAAGGAACCGCCGATGGACGCGGATAGACGCCGATGAACGCGGAGGGTGGCTGGGGTCGGAGGCGTCAGCCGGAGCCCCCAGCAGGGGCTGCAACAACCTTCGCCTCTCAATCGCGACCGCCTGGGGGCTCCGGCTTCGCCTGCGACCCCAGGCACCCGGCGACGATTAACCACAGTGGCGCGGAGGGCACAGAGACGGACGGAGAAGGAACCGCCGATGGACGCGGATGAACGCCGATGAACGCGGAGGGTGGCTGGGGTCGGAGGCGTCAGCCGGAGCCCCCAGCAGGGGCTGCAACTACCTTCGCCTCTCAGTGGCGACCGCCTGGGGGCTCCGGCTTCGCCTGCGACCCCAGGCACCCGGCGACGATTAACCACGGAGTCACGGAGGGCACAGAGACGGACGGAGAAGGAGCCGCCGATGGACGCGGATAGACGCCGATGAACGCGGAGGGTGGCTGGGGTCGGAGGCGTCAGCCGGAGCCCCCAGCAGGGGCTGCAACTACCTTCGCCTCTCAGTCGCGACCGCCTGGGGGCTCCGGCTTCGCCTGCGACCCCAGGCACCCGGCGTGGCGCCATGCTCCACGCTTGCCGCGGGCACGTGCGGCTCGGAAACGTAACCGCCCTGCAGGTGCTGCATGTCCACGCGAGCGTGGACATGGCGCCCGGCTCCATGAGCCAGTGTTGCGGCCGTGGGGTGGGACGACGGACCACCACAGATCCACGGAGGGCACAGAGACGGACGGAGAAGGAACCGCCGATGGACGCGGATAGACGCCGATGAACGCGGAGGGTGGCTGGGGTCGGAGGCGTCAGCCGGAGCCCCCAGCAGGGGCTCGAACCACCCACGCCGCTCAGTGGCGACCGCCTGGGGGCTCCGGCTTCGCCTGCGACCCCAGGCACCCGGCGACGATTAACCACAGTGGCGCGGAGGGCACGAAGACGGACGGAGGAAGGAACCGCCGATGGACGCGGATAGACGCCGATGAACGCGGA from Pirellulimonas nuda includes:
- a CDS encoding class I SAM-dependent methyltransferase, whose translation is MTITRSVAVLLACSLCAAALAKAPADGVYLGREIARTMHFAGAPWLVRNSREREEEPARLLSALGVRRGDVVCDLGCGNGFYSLLLAGLAAPGGEVIAVDIQPEMLDLLRERAEARGVTNIRRVLGGEADPKLPAGEIDLVLMVDVYHELSDPAAMLAAVRASLKPTGRVALVEFRAEDPAVPIKPLHKMTQAQCVREFTANQYKPVGQFDGLPWQHVLFFARDDSPLEGVEIKPWEGGDD